CACATTACCTATTCCTTCGCTTTCAACTTGTGAATAAACCTCACTTCTCATTGAAGGGCCGATTAACGAACACATATTCCGCttctcgaaaaaaaaaaattcccaaaaattttttttatattttaaacaatcCTAAAATGAATAACTCCAAACGCTCGCGACTCAGCGACAAGGATGAAGGTCCGTGCAAAATTCGAAAAGCGACCAACCTGTCGGATAAGAAGGCAATCGTAGATCTATTCTCTAGTTTCGTGAATACACATCATTTTCGACCCAACCCCGATGGTCAGAGGATTGataaaataattgtaataaaGGTGAGTGCAATAGATCTTAAAGAGTTTGGAGTTAACTAATTACTAATTCCTATAGTTAGTGGAACGCTTAGAAACTACAGATGTAAATGATCGCAAATTTATGCAGAGTATATTGCGGCGCGTCTATTTAAAGTGCACCGACTTGCGTCTATTTATTCGAAATCAGCTCAACGATGTATTCTTTCGATTGATTTTCGAAGGAACTGACTTTCATTGCATCCCAGAAATTCTGGAAATTTACTATGagtacgtttttttttttttttcaaagcTGCTTTGATATGTTGcttgataaatattttttttcttttttccatattttttttttttttttgaacagtATAATCAAGGGATTTACTCAACCATATGAGACTGAACATGAGCAACTGCTCTTTAAGATCCTTTTGCCTTTGCACAAGCCGCCATCGTTAACAAAGTATTTTCATCAGCTGATAAAATGCATTATTGCATTCCTTAACCAATATCCATCTTTCATTGAAAAATATGTCAAAGGTCTTCTACGGCTCTGGCCGAAGACGTCCTTTACTAAGGTGACATTGTTTCTAAGCGAGATTGCCAGAATTTTGGTAATAAAAAATGAGCAAGAGGTCAAGAAAGTCATGCTGACGATTTTTAATCATATTGCAAAATGTCTGTGTGATGAAAGCAATAAGGTAAGAGTCGACCGAATTAAAAATGGTATTAATAATTACCTTTCAGATAGCCGAGCACACTCTTCTTTTGTGGAAAAACAATGCGGTTTTGGAGGTTATACATCGAAACCACGCGCTCATCATGCCCATTGTATATCCACACGTATTACGCGTATTGATACGTCATTATATGAGAAAACCAATGCAAACGAATGCCTCCATTGCTTTATGTACTTTACTAAAAATGAACAATCCGATGCTTAGATGCCTGACTACTGTATGCATGAGCACCGATCATAGACCGATGAAACACGACGCCGAGAATTCTATACCTAAGTAGATTATATAAGAACTACATTAATGATAACAACAGAAacattgcatatttattttatatgtcAATATTTCTTAACACTTCATACTTTACAAACCATAAAGAACTTTTAGCACAATCGAAATATATCTGCAAGCGGGCTAATCTTTTCAATGCTGATCAAATTAAGACATAAACACGTTCCTGCATATACATGATCAATCgccaaaaattaatcaattaatcGAGGATTTTATACGGACTTTTGCATACAACTTAAAAATGGTGGCTTGATAATTATCACAAAACAATATGACAAAACGGAAAAAATGCAACCGAATTTCGTGCGTTGTGTATTCGTGGTGGAATTGAAAACGATATTTTGATAGTGATGCTGATATGGATATTGATATTGATCCACCTGCGATCAACAACGTCGACGACCGGCAAATATATATGAACTCGACTATGATTTATGATCGCaccgaataaaaaaaaaaaaaaaacaaaacgagcAACGCTGGACAACAGGTCATATTAAAGGAAGCGCGAAAGAGACGGTGCCAAGAGGTGCGACAGAGAGGGCCACACAAACAAGTCAAATGTCAGAGGTTCGGCATAGTGAAATAATTGAGCAATTAATTAAACcggcgaaaagaaaaaaaaaattatagaaaaatcGTAAGAAGCGGAGGAACCAATATTCGGTGTATAAAAGGCCACAAATCATCAAGGGGGAGCATCATTAAGCCAACAACTGAAAACCATTCAACATGCGTCTATTTGTGGTAAGTTAACTGACGGATTAACCGGAGGAACAACCGCAGGATTAACGCCGGAGgattacattatttttttttgtgtttctaGACACTTTGCTCTCTGCTGGTTCTTAGCCAAGCCAAGCCCCAGGGCTATAACTATGGCAGCGGAGTGTCTGGTTCTTTGACCACGTCCGGTTCCAGTGGAGGATCCAGCGGCGGTTTCCTGACGGCTCCCAGCCATTCTTCGGTGGCTTCCTATGGACCGCTGGGCGCATTCCAGACCGCCAGCGTTGGCTCCCTGGTGGGCAGCTCCTCTGCCCCCCATTCGGTGAGCCACTATGGCGGTGGTAATGGAGCCACCTACACCACTGGTGGCGGTAATGGCCACGCAGCCACCTACTCGACTGGTGGACATGGAGCCACCTACTCGACTGGAGGAAATGGAGCCACCTACAGCACTGGTGGCTCTTCCAACTACGGCGGTAGCTCCTTCACTGGATTTGGACCCACGCCCAACATTGGATTCGGTGCTCTGGCCGGCTATCAGGCACCCacctaccagcagcagcaagagcagGAGGTCCAGCGTGGCTTCCAGGAGCCCATCATCCACAAGCAGTTCTTCACCGTCGCCGCACCCGAAGAGCATGAGAATCTGGAGCGCTCCAAGCATCTGGTGATTGGACGCCCGCAGAAGAACTACCGTGTGGTATTCATTAAGGCCCCATCCTCAAGCAATGCCAACGTCAAGCTGTCCGCCGAATATGCACCCAAGGAGGAAAAGACCGTCATCTATGTGCTCAGCAAGAAGGACAACCAGCTGGAGGTCAACGATATTGCCACGCCCGCACCCACGGTGCCCAGCAAGCCGGAGGTCTTCTTCATCAAATACAAGACCGACGCCGAGGCCTCTCATGCCCAGCAGCAAATTCAGGGTGAGTTGTCCGCATGTTGGCACAGTTAATTAGGATATTTGCAAAACTGGTACTGATTACATATCGTTCTTATCATCCGTCAGCCGAATACGACAGGATCGAAGGAACTTCAGAGCACCAGGATGGTGGTGTGGCTCCCGCTCAGTCGGTTGTTGGCATTTTGGATGGTGGTGCTATTGGTGCCGCAAGCTCTGGCAGCTCTAACTACGTTTCCGGAGGCACTACTGGCTCCACTGGCGGCACCTCTCACTACGTTTCCGGTGGCACTGGCTCCACTGGTGGCAGCTACACTACGACCTCGTTGTCCGGCGGCACTTCGGGCGGAATCACAGGAGGAGTCATCTCCGGTGGCAACATCATCAAGAATGCCCAGAGTGCCACCTATCTGCCACCCAATGGCAAATAGATGTTGTTCATCAGAATAGTGATAAATAGCCACCAATTTTACTGTACAGTCATGCAATAGtcaaaggttttttttttaaacatacataaatacaccGAAATACAAGAATATAAATAATGGTCTCGATTTTTTAAGTGCAACGAAGAATGAAAAAACCGGAATTTAAAGCTGAAGGCCCAAAAGTTATCGGAACAAAACTTCCTAATGTTTTGGTCAATTTGGTCAACACTTTAACTAAGAAGCCTAAAAGTATGTCATCTTTTTGTATAGAGAAAAGCAATAAGTTCATAGCAAAGCAATCAGCATCTTTCCGTGCACATAACCCCCGAAAAGTGTAGGTAATCATTACTAGAACTCACACACTGCATTAATGGCCCGTTTCAGGAGCAGATCCGACTGGCTCTTGTCGAGGACATCGGTCTCGCGGCAACTGCGATATAGACTGCTCACCGTGGACTCCACGGAACCCTCTTGCGAATTTGGCAGCATTGCAATAAATCGATTCAGTTCATTGAGTTCTGTGAAAAGATATAGTATATACATGAATGAAATGGCAGAAAGATGGGTAAAGGGGATAAAGCTCGGCTCACCCTGATACTCATTGTAGGTCTCGTAGTTCCACTCGCCGCGTTTGATCACAAAGTACTCATGATTGGCATAATCGCTGGCAAAATTGCCGCATGCCCACTCGTATGTCTCGTGGCAAGGACTCTTCGAGGTGTTGGCCCACAGGAGCAGCTGCCGGCTGCTCTCCACGCACTCCTTATCCAGGCAGAGCGGCGCCCGCAGGTAGAAGGGCACCTCCGGCCAAAAGGCCAGCAGCAGGATGATGATCAGCAGGAGCAGGGCGCACAGGCAGGCGGTGGTTACGTACAGGATGCGTCGCTTGCGCGACAGGCTCATCAGCGCGTCGAAGGATCGTCGGCCTGGAAGCAACAAGGCTATCATCGGGCGAGGGCCAGGGATAGGAAAAATGTGATATTAATGATATGAGGATGGAACTGGCtacaattatgaaaattaaagaaatttaagAATCAAATTTAAGTCATACTTAAGAATGAACACTACAAAAGTAGTTTAGATCCCTAATTATATTTagaatgtttaattaaatgagATTTACTATGTATATTTACGATCTTCTTCTATTTCAAGAACAATTAACTTAGAAACACGAAGCTACATATACTTTATAAGCAAAAAGTTAACCCTAATTTGAGAATGAATGGATATATGAATGGATCATGCTTTCCACACCTCTCAGTCCATTGGCCGATGGATGCGTGGAGTTGGGTGTGATTGCCGCTGGTGTCCTGCCACCTGCTCCTCCGGCAGCGACCTCGTTGAGGGCATCCTGGCGCGCCGCCTCCAGATCCTTGGGCGTCAGATGTGAACCGTCGTCCATGTGCAACTTCTGCTGATTGGTGGTCAGTGGAGCCGTTTCGCTGCCCTCgatctgctgcagctgctgcttgcCACCGATCTCGTCCTGGCTGTTGTGCAGCTTGAAACTGCGGTCATCCACCTCGTCGATGGCGCAGATTGACGGTTTGTACTTGCCCTGATTGATGGCCATTGCGTTTGGATGTGCAACTCGATGTTTCCCCAGCTGATCAGCCGATTTAAGTCGTGCTCTCGTCGTTTTCTACCGCTCAATTCAGATGATTCGGCATTTTCAATCACTTCCTAAGTAGCTCTGCAAGTAAGACAAGGAAAT
The DNA window shown above is from Drosophila melanogaster chromosome X and carries:
- the CG32568 gene encoding uncharacterized protein, isoform C, which gives rise to MNNSKRSRLSDKDEGPCKIRKATNLSDKKAIVDLFSSFVNTHHFRPNPDGQRIDKIIVIKLVERLETTDVNDRKFMQSILRRVYLKCTDLRLFIRNQLNDVFFRLIFEGTDFHCIPEILEIYYDIIKGFTQPYETEHEQLLFKILLPLHKPPSLTKYFHQLIKCIIAFLNQYPSFIEKYVKGLLRLWPKTSFTKVTLFLSEIARILVIKNEQEVKKVMLTIFNHIAKCLCDESNKIAEHTLLLWKNNAVLEVIHRNHALIMPIVYPHVLRVLIRHYMRKPMQTNASIALCTLLKMNNPMLRCLTTVCMSTDHRPMKHDAENSIPK
- the Twdlalpha gene encoding tweedlealpha; this translates as MRLFVTLCSLLVLSQAKPQGYNYGSGVSGSLTTSGSSGGSSGGFLTAPSHSSVASYGPLGAFQTASVGSLVGSSSAPHSVSHYGGGNGATYTTGGGNGHAATYSTGGHGATYSTGGNGATYSTGGSSNYGGSSFTGFGPTPNIGFGALAGYQAPTYQQQQEQEVQRGFQEPIIHKQFFTVAAPEEHENLERSKHLVIGRPQKNYRVVFIKAPSSSNANVKLSAEYAPKEEKTVIYVLSKKDNQLEVNDIATPAPTVPSKPEVFFIKYKTDAEASHAQQQIQAEYDRIEGTSEHQDGGVAPAQSVVGILDGGAIGAASSGSSNYVSGGTTGSTGGTSHYVSGGTGSTGGSYTTTSLSGGTSGGITGGVISGGNIIKNAQSATYLPPNGK